The genomic region TGACCTCGCTGAAGCATGCAGGCAGCCCCTGGGAAATCGGCCTTGCCGAAACCCAGCAGACGCTTGTGCTGAACGGCCTGCGTTCGCGCGTCGCATTGCAGGTCGACGGAGGCCTGAAGACCGGCCGCGACGTCATTATCGGGGCGCTGCTCGGTGCCGACGAGTTCGGTTTCGCGACCGCGCCGCTGATCGCCGCCGGCTGCATCATGATGCGCAAGTGCCACCTGAACACCTGTCCTGTCGGTGTCGCCACCCAGGATCCGGTGCTCCGCAAGCGCTTCAAGGGCACGCCGGAACACGTCATCAACTACTTCTTCTTCGTTGCCGAGGAAGTGCGCGAGATCCTCGCCTCGCTTGGCGTGAAGAAGCTCGATGAGATCATCGGTGCTTCGGAACTGCTCGAGCGCGACCGCATGATCGAGCACTGGAAAGCCAATGGCCTCGACTTCTCGAAGATCTTCCACAAGGTGGAGGCTCCCAAGGAGGCGACCTATTGGACCGAGCGCCAGAAGCATCCGATCGACGACATCCTCGATCGCAAGCTGATCGAAAAGGCGAAGACCGCGCTGGAAACCAAGGCGCCCGTCGCCTTCGAGACGGAGATCAAGAACGTCGACCGTTCGGCCGGCGCGATGCTTTCCGGTGCGCTCGCCAAGCGCTGGGGCCACAAGGGGTTGAAGGACGATACGATCAACGTGACGCTCAAGGGCACGGCGGGCCAGTCGTTCGGCGCCTTCCTCGCTCGCGGCATCACCTTCGACCTGGTGGGTGACGGCAACGACTATGTCGGCAAGGGCCTCTCGGGCGGGCGCATCATCGTCCGGCCGCCGGAAACGTCCCGGATTGTGCCGCATCAGTCGATCATCGTCGGCAACACCGTGCTTTACGGAGCAATCTCGGGCGAATGTTACTTCAATGGCGTCGCCGGCGAGCGCTTCGCGGTGCGTAACTCCGGTGCGATCGCGGTCGTCGAGGGTGTCGGCGATCACGGTTGCGAATACATGACCGGCGGCGTGGTCGTCGTCATCGGCGGTACGGGACGCAACTTCGCGGCCGGCATGTCCGGCGGCGTCGCCTATGTTCTTGACGAGGAGGGCGATTTCGCCCGCCGCTGCAACATGGCGATGGTCGAACTGCAGCCGGTGCCGGAGGAAGACGACATGCTGGAGAAGCTGCACCACCACGGCGGCGACCTCATGCACAAGGGCATGGTCGATGTCTCGGGCGACATGACACGTCATGACGAGGAGCGGCTCTACCAGTTGATCTCCAACCATCTCCACTACACGGGCTCGCCCCGTGCCAAGGAGATCCTGGATCAGTGGACGGATTACCGACCGAAATTCCGCAAGGTCATGCCGGTCGAATACCGCCGTGCGCTCGAGGACATGGAACGCATGAAAATGGCAGAGGCGGCCGAATAGGAGGCCCCGGTGAAACAGGCTCCCGGTTCATCAAAGACTGGTTCGGGGGCCCCTCACGCGCGCTTGTCAAGAGCGGCTGTTCAGACGCGAAGCTTTCAGGATGATACGATGGGTAAGGTAACTGGATTTCTCGAGATCGACCGGCAGGTGGCAAAGTACCAGCCGGCGTCCGACCGCATCCGCCATTTCCGTGAATTCACCATTCCAATGTCCGACCAGGAGGTGCAGAAGCAGGCTGCGCGCTGCATGGACTGCGGCATCCCCTATTGCCATGGGCCGACAGGCTGCCCGGTGCACAACCAGATCCCGGATTGGAACGACCTCGTTTACAACGGCAACTGGGACGAGGCGATCCGCAACCTGCACTCGACGAACAACTTCCCGGAATTCACCGGCCGCGTCTGCCCGGCGCCTTGCGAGGAAGCCTGCACGCTGAACCTCGAGGATGTGCCGGTTGCGATCAAGACGGTCGAGCAGGCGATCGCCGACAAGGCGTACGAAATGGGCTACATCGTGCCGCAGCCGGCCGTTACCAAGACCGGCAAGAAAGTCGCGATCATCGGTTCCGGCCCGGCCGGCATGGCGGCCGCCCAGCAGCTGGCCCGCGCCGGCCACGAGGTCCATGTCTACGAGCGCGAGTCGAAGCCGGGCGGGCTGCTGCGCTACGGCATTCCGGACTTCAAGATGGAGAAGAACTTCATCGATCGCCGCATCGAGCAGATGGGGGGCGAGGGTGTGACCTTCCATTGCGGCATCAATGTCGGTGTCGACCTGCCGGTGCAGCAGCTCCTCGACGACTGTGACGCTGTTCTTTATTGCGGCGGCTCCGAGACGCCGCGCGACGCTGGAATTCCGGGCGTGGAATTTGCCGGCGTGCACGATGCGATGCCCTATCTGGTGCAGCAGAACCGCCGCCTTGGCCGCGAAAACATCGACAGTGTCGGCTGGCCGTCCGAACCGATCCTCGCCGGCGGCAAGCATGTCGTCGTCGTCGGCGGTGGCGATACGGCGTCCGACTGCGTCGGCACGGCCTTCCGCCAGGGTGCGGTCAAGGTGACGCAGCTCGATATTCGTCCGCAGCCGCCGGAAAAGGAAGACAAGCTCGCCGTCTGGCCGTTCTGGGCGACGAAGATGCGCACCTCCTCCAGCCAGGCGGAAGGTGCTGTTCGCGAGTTCCAGGTCGCGACGCTGGAGTTCATCGGTGACGAGGACGGTGTGCTCACCGGTGTCAAGTGCTGTCAGGTGGACGATCGCCGCAAGCCGATCGCCGGAACCGAATTCATCATCAAGGCCGATCTCGCCTTCATCGCCATCGGTTTCCGTGGGCCCTTCGCCAACAGCGTGCTCAAGGACCTCGGCGACAACCTGGTGCTCAACACCGATCGGCGCGGCTCCACCAACGTCGTGGCCAATGAGAAGGACTACAAGACGTCGGTCGACAAGCTCTGGACCGCCGGCGACGTTCGCCGCGGCCAATCGCTCGTCGTCTGGGCGATCCGCGAAGGCCGCCAGGCGGCCCGGGCCATTGACGAAGCGCTGATGGGGTCGAGTGTCCTGCCGCGGTAATCCGGCCCGTTTCATGAAATAGGGAGAGGCCCTGCTGGCGGGGCCTTGTTCTTGGACTCACTTCTGAGCGGTAGGCTTGTCCACCACAATTTCCGGCTTTGCCAGACGGAAATCATCGACGCGTCCGGGCGGTGCGGCGACGATCTCGCCTTTCTCGATAAGCAGGTCGCGCGGGCTCTTGCCGGTGCTCTTCAAAGGCGCATCGCCTCCAAGCAAGGCGGTCGCCCCGTCGAGTTCCGGATCGGTCAGGCCGATCGGCTGCGTCTTGACGATATCCTCGTTGGCAAGCGGTGCCGTGACGACCAGGTCCTTCAGTTCCTCGGCGCCCGGCACGTCGGGCGTGGCGGCCGCCTCGCCGAGCAGCTTGCGGATATCCTTCTCGACGTAGAAGGCGAGCTTGCGCTTGCCGGCCTTGGTGAGATTGATGCCGTCCGAGCCGCGCAGGCGGACCTGCTGGCCGTTGACGTCGGAGCCGGTCAGGACGAATTTGCCGCCCTCGTCGACGAAGCCATCCCAGATGTCGATGAACTGTCCGCCAGCCTTTTCCACCTCTTCGCGGAAGAGGCCGTTGAACGTCACCATGTCGGCGGTCATGGCGCTCGACTGGAACGGCGGCATGCCGACCCAGAGAACCGGTAATCCATCCTTGCGTGCCAGAGTCGCGAGCGCGTTCACGCGCTTGCGGTATTCCTCCGTCCAGCGATCGGTGCGGAACTGCTCCTTGGTGTCGCCAATCCGCATCATCTGGCGGTCATTGGCGCCGAGGCTGACGACGATGACGGAAGGTTTCAGCTCAGTCGCATAGTCCGGCAGCATCTTCGGCCAGTCGAAATAGTCGTTCCGGACAAGGCCCGAGGAGCCGTTGGCGCGCGTCTCGATCACCACCCCCGGTGTTGTCTCAAATGCAGTCTTGAGGCCATCGCCAAGGCTTCCGGCAACGAAGTCGCCGACGACCAGGACCTTTTTCGCATCCGGCGATTTTGCGATGACTGGTGCCGGCGGCGGCGCGTCGGCGATCCGCGGCTTGGCGCGGGCAGGGCGCGTGCGCTGCGGCTCTACCGGCTGCTGGCGGCGCTTGAGCACGCGCCGTGGCGCGGGCTGGCGGGGAAAGTCGTATTGCTCCTGGTAATAGCGTCTTTGAGGGACGAAGACGCCGAAGAGTCTCTGCAGAACGTTCCGGCGCGGGACTGGCTCCTGCGCCTCCGCCACTGTGGCAAAGAAACCGGCAAAAAGCATCGCCGCCGCGCCCATGAAGATCGGGGCGAAACGAAACGGAAGCAAGAACCGTCTCATCGGTGCGCTTCTGATTGGCAACATGATCGCTTTCACCGTCGAACGCAGCAATTCAAAGTGTTCAGCAACCTCTGCGCGTCTGGTAAGCGCGCGGCGCTGTAGTGCAGTCCCACCATACGTCAAATCACGGCGATTTGGGATCGAATGATCGGAAATCGCCGTGATCGTGAAAAATCGCGCAAGGTGCGATTAGTTGCGCAGGGCGCGCAGGAGGTGCTGCGTCGGTTCGCCGTCCGGCGTCAGACCGTTCTGGGTCTGGAAGGCCTGGATCGCAGCCTTGGAGCCTGAGCCGAAATTGCCGTCGACTTCACCGTTGTAATAACCGAGTTCCTTCAGGCGGTTCTGCAATTCGAACTTTTCGCTGATATCGAGCGATCCGTCCGGGCGCGGCCAGCGCTGCTGCATCCCCGCGTGGCCGGCGATCTGGTCGGCCAGCAGTCCGACGCCGAGCGCATAGGAATCGGATGCGTTATAGCGCTTGATGACGAAGAAATTGCGCGTCATCAGGAAGCCGGGACCATTGCCGCCAGTTGGAAGCTTGAGTTCGGCGCGTGTGTTGGGGCTGCGAAAACCCTTGCCATTCGGCCGGAGGAAGCCGAGCGCTGCCCACTGGCCGAGCGTCTTTGTCTGGCCGGAATATTTCGCTGCATTTGCCGGCGGCACGACTTCGTAGCCCCAGGTCTCGCCGGGCTGCCAGCCGTTCTTCCTCAAGAGGTTGGCGGCTGTGGCCAGTGCATCCGGGACCGAATTCCAGATGTCGCGGTGCCCGTTTCCATCGGCATCGACAGCATAAAGCAGGTAGCTCGTCGGAATGAACTGCGTGTGTCCCATGGCGCCCGCCCAGGACCCGGTCAGTTCGCGTGGCGTGATGTCGCCGCTCTGGAGAATCTTCAGCGCGGCGATCAACTGTGTCCTGGCAAATTTGGCCCGCTTCCGATCGGCATAGGCAAGGGTGGCAAGCGCGCGCGGCACATAATGGAGCCTGTCGTCCTTTTCGAGAACGGCGCCGTAGTTCGTTTCCATCGACCAGATCGCGAGCAGAACGTTCCTGTCGACGCCGAAGTGTCGTTCAAGCGAGTTGAGCGTGCGGGCATGCTGGGCGGCCATTTCCTGTCCGACCCGCTTCGTGTACGGATTGACACGCGAGTCGATATATTCCCAAATCTTGTGCTTGAACTCGGGCTGGTAGTTCGCCTTTTCAAGCACTGCGGGATCGGGCGTCTTCACGCCGGCGAAGGCCTTGCGGTAGGTCGCCTGCGTGATGCCGCTCTTGGCGGCGGTCGCGTAGAAATTGTTGATCCAGGTCTGGAAGCCCGTGTCTGCATGTGCAGGTGCTGAGCCAAAGGTGGCGGCGGTAACGACGAGGGCGGCGGCGATATGGCTAAAGAACGTCCTGCGGTTTCTGATCATCAGCTATCGGTTCCGTTTCTCAGCGAGCGTTCAGCCGGCGTTCATGCCGGACGGAATACTCCGGGTTTGCAATGTCGCCCGCAGCAGGCCGCGAAAGGGCAGCTTGCGGTTCTTCTTCACTCCGAACAGCGGAAACCGCATCGGATCAGGGGAGAAGCCTACAGAAACGAAGTCAACAAAGTCTTTACCATGAATAAGGCACGTCGCCGTCTTTTGCAAAAAAATAGCGATCGGCGACTATATCCAATCCAATTTGCCTTTTTCGGGCTAGAGTTGAGAAACACTGCAAGGAGGTGTCTATGACCGACAAGCGTAAAGTCCGCAAAGCCGTGTTCCCCGTGGCGGGCCTTGGCACGCGTTTCCTGCCGGCAACCAAGGCGGTGCCGAAGGAGATGCTGACGGTGGTGGACAAGCCGGTCATCCAATATGTCGTCGACGAGGCGCTGGAAGCGGGCATTGAGCATCTGATCTTTGTGACCGGCCGCAGCAAGGCGGTGATCGAAGACTATTTCGACATTCAAGTCGAACTCGACCAAACGCTCCGCGAACGGAACAAGAAGGCGGAAATCGAGCTGCTCGAGGGCATATTGCCGAAGGCCGGCACCACCAGCTTCACGCGCCAGCAGGCGCCGCTCGGCCTTGGCCACGCGGTCTGGTGCGCGCGCGATCTCGTCGGCAATGAACCTTTCGCGCTACTTTTGCCCGACATGATCATGAAGGGTGAGAAGGGCTGCCTCAAGGGCATGGTCGAACTCTACGAGCAAAGCGGTGGCAACGTGATCGCCGTTGAGGAATGTGCGCCAGACCAGGCCCATAAATACGGTATCGTCGGCGTCGGCGACAAAATCGGCGATGGCTTCAAGATCACCAAGATGGTCGAGAAGCCCGCGCCCGGTACCGCGCCGTCCAACTTCTTCATCAACGGTCGCTACATCCTGCAGCCAGAGATCTTCCCGATTCTGGAGCGGCAGGAGCGCGGCGCCGGCAACGAGATCCAGCTGACCGACGGCATGGTCAAGCTTTCCGGCGAACAGCCTTTCGCCGCCTATCACTTCCGCGGCGACACCTATGATTGCGGGGCGAAGGACGGGTTCATCCTCGCCAACGTCGCCTTCGCGCTCGAGCGCGGCGACATTCGTCCCTCCGTCGAAGGGCCGCTGAAGGCATTGCTGCAAAGCCTGAAGTGATTTCTACTGCAAAGTGCTACAGCGACCTTTGCGCGTCCGATAGACGCGCGGCGCTGTAACGGATGTCAAATCCAGGCCGCGTCGAGAGGCGCGGCCTTTTCATTGGGCCGTCGAAGGGGATGCATATTGCATGACGGCACGGGCATTGCGCCTTTGGCACTGCAATGCCGGCGGAGAACCGCTACACAATTTCCGTGAGGCGCTCCTAGCGCCTTAGCGTCAGTCCGACGCCGATGCGGGCGGTATCGGTCGACTCGCCGCGGTCCCGGTTCGTCCGTTCGTAACTGACGTCCCCCGTGAGTGCGAGATAGCGAGTCATGTCCCAGGTCAGGCCGGCACCGGTTCGCCAAGTGGTTTCGTCGGAGGATGCGGCATCCGAGGGGAAGTTGCGCAGCGTCAGGCTGTTCGACAGGCGGGCAAGCAGCGTCGAGCGCAGTTGGCGGGTGACTATGCTGGTCAGTTCGTAGTCGATCGAGCCTGCGTCGCCCGGTGTCGTCGAAGGGTCGAGATAGGTTGCGAGGCCAAACAGGACATCGGTACCGCGCTGCGGCGACCAATTGACGCGTCCGTCCGCCGAAAGGCCGCGAAGATCACCCAGACGGTCGTCGTCGAAACGATAGGTTCCATAGCCGAGTGCGAGTTCGCCGTTGAGCTTCTCCCCCAGATCGACCTCAAGCCCGGCTCGGCCCGCATAGCTGTGATAGGACCGCTCGAAGCCGAGGGCGTCCTGGCGCAGATCGTAGTTCGATTTGCCGACAGACGCTTCAAGAAAGGGGATCAGGGCGGGAGACAGCTCGTAGCCAACGCGCGCGTCCAATAGGCCGATGTTGCGGTTGCGGTCCTCGACGGAAAGCGTCGTGCCGTTGTCGAGTTCGACGTCGCCATAGGTTCGGCGCTCGAAATCGACGCCGAGCGATCCGCGAATGAGACCGTAGTCGCGCTCGACCGCCGCGCCGAGCCGATAGATGTTGACGCCGGATTGGGTCTCGGCATTGGCAATGGCGTTGGGATCGTTGGCGTCTTCCCGTTCGAAGCTGTACCCGGCCGTCAGCCGGGCGGTCGTCTGGTCGCTGAGGTCGAGGCGCAGTTCGGCGTCAACATCCGCGCGCGGTTCTTCTTCCCCCTCGCCGGACGTGTTGTTCTGCAGGACGCCTTCGCCGGTGACGCTCAGTTGATGGCGTGACCAGTCGGAAGTCAGCGAGCCCTTGAGGCCGGTCTCGATGAAGCTGCGGCTCTCGCTCCGACCCCCAGTCTTCTGCTGCTCGTGGTTGAAGGTCTCGCTGAGAGCAGGCTTCAGGACGAAGGTGCCGATACGGATGCCAGGTGCCTGGCCCTCGTAGGGGTCGATTCGCGTGCGGAGGCCATCGATCGTCTCCTCGCGCCGGTTCAGGCGGTTGAAGTCCTCGTCGAGCGCTGGAGGAAGATCGCTGGCGGCAACGGCGCCGGTCGTTTGCGGGTCCGGTATCGCGGCGGTATTGCCCGTTGCACCGGTGATGCCTGTTGCAGTGCCGGCAGTCGACGGATTGTCGAGGCTTTGTGCCGCCGCGGGCGTTGCGATGAAGATGGCGCAGCCCGCCAGGAGCCATGCCCGCATCCTCGGGCGCAAGGCGCCCGCCGTGACCGAGCGTGAAATTATGGGCTCCATGCGCCGTCTGTCCGCAAAACGTGATTGCAATCGTTTCGCAACCGTAAAGGCGCGTGGTTAACCAATCGTTTCCAAACGGAAAATCCGGTTTTCAGGACCGGTTTCCGGCGATTCGCTCAGGCGCGCTCGACGGTGAGCTGCCGCCCGCTGCTTGCCACGATGCGCACGCGCGTGCCGGCGGGAAGGTCCGGCCCTTCGACAGACCAGGTCGTGTCGTCGAGGCGCACGCGCCCGCGGCCTTCCGCAATTGGTTGCTCAAGCACCGCCGTGCGGCCGACGAGGCCCTCGCCACGCTTGTTGAGCAGCGGCTCGTCGCTCTCGACCGAGGAGGAGACGAAGCGCCGCCCGATGAGCACCGCGAACACTGAATGCAGCGCGAAGACGACGACCTGGAGCTCCCAGAACCAGAATGCCGTATCCCAGAGGAGGAGGGACAGGCTGCCGGTAGCGAGCGCTGCGAACCCGATCCAGACCAGGAAGACGCCCGGCGCCACCAATTCCGCCGCCAGCAGGACGAGGCCGAGCACCCACCAGCTCCAGGGTCCGAGTTCGAGGACGATGCGTGCGATCATGGGGACGCCCTCAAGAGGTCGTTTCGGAGGAATTGGTGGTCGGACCCGTGCGCGGCGTCGACTGGCGCGGGCGAGGCGAGCTTGGCGGCTGGCCATCGCCGAAGACTTCCCTGGCGATGGCGCCGATGCCGCCGAGCGAGCCTATCAGCGAGGAGGCCTCCATCGGCATCAGAACGATCTTCTGGTTGTTTGCCGTGCCGATCGCAGCGAGCGCCTCGGTGTATTTTTGCGCGACGAAATAGTTAATCGCCTGCACGTCGCCGGCGGCGATCGCTTCGGATACCATCCTCGTCGCCTTGGCTTCTGCCTCCGCCAGCCGCTCGCGCGCTTCCGCGTCGCGGAACGCGGCCTCGCGCTGCCCCTCCGCCTGAAGGATGGCAGACTGTTTCGAGCCCTCCGCGCGCAAGATTTGCGCGTTCCTGGCACCTTCGGCTTCGAGCACCTGGGCGCGCTTTTCGCGCTCCGCCTTCATCTGACGCGCCATGGCGTCGACCAGATCCTTCGGCGGCGCGATGTCCTTGAGCTCTACGCGGGTGATCTTGATGCCCCAGGGATTGGCAGCCTCGTCGACGACGTGAAGAAGCCGGTCGTTGATCGTGTCGCGGTTCGAAAGCAGCTCGTCGAGATCCATCGACCCCATCACCGAGCGGATGTTTGTCATCGTCAGATTGAGAAGGGCGTTCTCGAGATTGGACACCTGATAGGCGGCCTGCGCGGCATTTAGCACCTGATAGAAGGCCACCGCATCCGCCGCGACGCTGGCATTGTCCTTGGTGATGACCTCCTGCGTCGGCACATCGAGAACCTGCTCCATCACGTTCATCTTCGCCCCAATGCGATCGATGAAGGGAACGATGAGGTTTAGCCCCGGCTCCATGGTCTTCGTGTAGCGCCCGAAGCGCTCGACCGTGTAGCGATAGCCCTGCGGTACCGTCTTGATCCCGGCAAACAGCACCAGGATAACAAGAACGACGAATGCAATGACTGCGATATCCATGCCGCCCACCGACATATCTCCCTCTTCGCAACTCCAGCGTTTGGAGTGCCCCAAGAATATGACGTGGCGATTCGGCGCAATAATTCAAGCGGTGTGTAGAGAAGGGCCGTTTAAAGCCAGCCCTCAAGCTCGCGGCGGACCACGTGGTTGAGCACTGCCATGCCCTCGGCGCTGTCGTTCAGGCAGGGAATATGCGCAAATTTCTCGCCGCCATTGTGGTGGAAGCTTTCGGCGGCCTGGCCGGCGATTTCCTCAAGCGTCTCCAGACAGTCGGAGACGAAACCGGGGTTGACGACGGCGAGGCGCTTGACGCCATCCTTTGCCAGCTTCTCGACCGTCTTGTCCGTGTAGGGCTGTAGCCATTCCTCCGGGCCGAAGCGGGACTGGAAGGTAACCTGCAGCTTGTCCTCCGGCCAGCCGAGCTTCGCGCGCAGAAGCCGCGTAGTCTCCTGGCATTGGAAATAATAGGGATCGCCCTTGTCGGAATAGCTCTTCGGGATGCCGTGGAAGGAGGCGAGCACGACTTCCGGCTCCCAGTCGAGCGTTGCAAGATGCTTGCTGATCGAGGCGGCGAGCGCATCGATATAGACCGGGTCGCCGGCATAAGCTGGAACAGTGCGCAGCGCCGGCTGCCAGCGCATCTTCAGCAAGGCCTCGAAAGCCTTGTCGTTGACTGTCGCAGTCGTGGCCGCGGCATATTGCGGATAAAGCGGGAAAACGAGGACGCGATCGCAACCTTCCTGCTGCAGCGCCTCCATGCGCGAAGCGATGGACGGCTGGCCGTAGCGCATCGCCCAGTCGACGGTGACCTGCGGCCGATCGGCAAAGGCCTTCGCCATCAGTTCGGCCTGGTTGCGGGTGTAGGTGCGCAGCCAGCTTTCGTTGCGTTCCTTGTTCCAGATCACCTCGTAGGCCTTGCCGACCTTGCCGGGTCGCGTGTTGAGCACGATGCCGTAGAGGATTGGATACCAGTAGAGACGCGACCATTCGATGACGCGCCTGTCGCTCAGGAACTCCTTGAGGTAGCGACGCATCGAGGCGTAGTCGGTGCCGTCCGGGGTACCGAGATTGACAAGCAGCACGCCGATCTTCCCGTGTTTCACGGCGGGGTGCTCGGTGTTCGGTTCGGCTTGTGCGGTCGTCATCTCATTCCTCGCGGGCGCTTTGTGCGCCGTCAGTTTCAAACTCTTCTAAAAAGAAAATCCGGCGCGGGAAAGCCCGCGCCGGCATGACAAGCAGA from Sinorhizobium garamanticum harbors:
- a CDS encoding outer membrane beta-barrel protein, whose product is MEPIISRSVTAGALRPRMRAWLLAGCAIFIATPAAAQSLDNPSTAGTATGITGATGNTAAIPDPQTTGAVAASDLPPALDEDFNRLNRREETIDGLRTRIDPYEGQAPGIRIGTFVLKPALSETFNHEQQKTGGRSESRSFIETGLKGSLTSDWSRHQLSVTGEGVLQNNTSGEGEEEPRADVDAELRLDLSDQTTARLTAGYSFEREDANDPNAIANAETQSGVNIYRLGAAVERDYGLIRGSLGVDFERRTYGDVELDNGTTLSVEDRNRNIGLLDARVGYELSPALIPFLEASVGKSNYDLRQDALGFERSYHSYAGRAGLEVDLGEKLNGELALGYGTYRFDDDRLGDLRGLSADGRVNWSPQRGTDVLFGLATYLDPSTTPGDAGSIDYELTSIVTRQLRSTLLARLSNSLTLRNFPSDAASSDETTWRTGAGLTWDMTRYLALTGDVSYERTNRDRGESTDTARIGVGLTLRR
- a CDS encoding NfeD family protein; the protein is MIARIVLELGPWSWWVLGLVLLAAELVAPGVFLVWIGFAALATGSLSLLLWDTAFWFWELQVVVFALHSVFAVLIGRRFVSSSVESDEPLLNKRGEGLVGRTAVLEQPIAEGRGRVRLDDTTWSVEGPDLPAGTRVRIVASSGRQLTVERA
- a CDS encoding glutamate synthase subunit beta, with translation MGKVTGFLEIDRQVAKYQPASDRIRHFREFTIPMSDQEVQKQAARCMDCGIPYCHGPTGCPVHNQIPDWNDLVYNGNWDEAIRNLHSTNNFPEFTGRVCPAPCEEACTLNLEDVPVAIKTVEQAIADKAYEMGYIVPQPAVTKTGKKVAIIGSGPAGMAAAQQLARAGHEVHVYERESKPGGLLRYGIPDFKMEKNFIDRRIEQMGGEGVTFHCGINVGVDLPVQQLLDDCDAVLYCGGSETPRDAGIPGVEFAGVHDAMPYLVQQNRRLGRENIDSVGWPSEPILAGGKHVVVVGGGDTASDCVGTAFRQGAVKVTQLDIRPQPPEKEDKLAVWPFWATKMRTSSSQAEGAVREFQVATLEFIGDEDGVLTGVKCCQVDDRRKPIAGTEFIIKADLAFIAIGFRGPFANSVLKDLGDNLVLNTDRRGSTNVVANEKDYKTSVDKLWTAGDVRRGQSLVVWAIREGRQAARAIDEALMGSSVLPR
- a CDS encoding SGNH/GDSL hydrolase family protein, whose product is MRRFLLPFRFAPIFMGAAAMLFAGFFATVAEAQEPVPRRNVLQRLFGVFVPQRRYYQEQYDFPRQPAPRRVLKRRQQPVEPQRTRPARAKPRIADAPPPAPVIAKSPDAKKVLVVGDFVAGSLGDGLKTAFETTPGVVIETRANGSSGLVRNDYFDWPKMLPDYATELKPSVIVVSLGANDRQMMRIGDTKEQFRTDRWTEEYRKRVNALATLARKDGLPVLWVGMPPFQSSAMTADMVTFNGLFREEVEKAGGQFIDIWDGFVDEGGKFVLTGSDVNGQQVRLRGSDGINLTKAGKRKLAFYVEKDIRKLLGEAAATPDVPGAEELKDLVVTAPLANEDIVKTQPIGLTDPELDGATALLGGDAPLKSTGKSPRDLLIEKGEIVAAPPGRVDDFRLAKPEIVVDKPTAQK
- a CDS encoding lytic murein transglycosylase, which encodes MIRNRRTFFSHIAAALVVTAATFGSAPAHADTGFQTWINNFYATAAKSGITQATYRKAFAGVKTPDPAVLEKANYQPEFKHKIWEYIDSRVNPYTKRVGQEMAAQHARTLNSLERHFGVDRNVLLAIWSMETNYGAVLEKDDRLHYVPRALATLAYADRKRAKFARTQLIAALKILQSGDITPRELTGSWAGAMGHTQFIPTSYLLYAVDADGNGHRDIWNSVPDALATAANLLRKNGWQPGETWGYEVVPPANAAKYSGQTKTLGQWAALGFLRPNGKGFRSPNTRAELKLPTGGNGPGFLMTRNFFVIKRYNASDSYALGVGLLADQIAGHAGMQQRWPRPDGSLDISEKFELQNRLKELGYYNGEVDGNFGSGSKAAIQAFQTQNGLTPDGEPTQHLLRALRN
- a CDS encoding SPFH domain-containing protein, whose translation is MGGMDIAVIAFVVLVILVLFAGIKTVPQGYRYTVERFGRYTKTMEPGLNLIVPFIDRIGAKMNVMEQVLDVPTQEVITKDNASVAADAVAFYQVLNAAQAAYQVSNLENALLNLTMTNIRSVMGSMDLDELLSNRDTINDRLLHVVDEAANPWGIKITRVELKDIAPPKDLVDAMARQMKAEREKRAQVLEAEGARNAQILRAEGSKQSAILQAEGQREAAFRDAEARERLAEAEAKATRMVSEAIAAGDVQAINYFVAQKYTEALAAIGTANNQKIVLMPMEASSLIGSLGGIGAIAREVFGDGQPPSSPRPRQSTPRTGPTTNSSETTS
- the galU gene encoding UTP--glucose-1-phosphate uridylyltransferase GalU, with amino-acid sequence MTDKRKVRKAVFPVAGLGTRFLPATKAVPKEMLTVVDKPVIQYVVDEALEAGIEHLIFVTGRSKAVIEDYFDIQVELDQTLRERNKKAEIELLEGILPKAGTTSFTRQQAPLGLGHAVWCARDLVGNEPFALLLPDMIMKGEKGCLKGMVELYEQSGGNVIAVEECAPDQAHKYGIVGVGDKIGDGFKITKMVEKPAPGTAPSNFFINGRYILQPEIFPILERQERGAGNEIQLTDGMVKLSGEQPFAAYHFRGDTYDCGAKDGFILANVAFALERGDIRPSVEGPLKALLQSLK
- the hemH gene encoding ferrochelatase, with translation MTTAQAEPNTEHPAVKHGKIGVLLVNLGTPDGTDYASMRRYLKEFLSDRRVIEWSRLYWYPILYGIVLNTRPGKVGKAYEVIWNKERNESWLRTYTRNQAELMAKAFADRPQVTVDWAMRYGQPSIASRMEALQQEGCDRVLVFPLYPQYAAATTATVNDKAFEALLKMRWQPALRTVPAYAGDPVYIDALAASISKHLATLDWEPEVVLASFHGIPKSYSDKGDPYYFQCQETTRLLRAKLGWPEDKLQVTFQSRFGPEEWLQPYTDKTVEKLAKDGVKRLAVVNPGFVSDCLETLEEIAGQAAESFHHNGGEKFAHIPCLNDSAEGMAVLNHVVRRELEGWL